From a region of the Zingiber officinale cultivar Zhangliang chromosome 4B, Zo_v1.1, whole genome shotgun sequence genome:
- the LOC121975023 gene encoding UV-stimulated scaffold protein A homolog isoform X2 has translation MTRSAPPSNFSCSRCENPTHRRNMPLPPPLSIATNLRKMSIELLEKWNASFGIYYRQLRLGFDYLKNTLRYQFPNRIENAAHLQQERREREIRTQQILLNKFEHLKENFPSIKSEIQSTIDEAEECLEIFNEKEEFYPHKFIEEEELEEFQSLALRKIRLESLKEGQKVQENSDNKAIFDALRELFKLLVLKHLTSIREWISVLIRVELSDNRFRETALKELIDIQKHIHSVRNRCVQLGCVLNDPSNEEEEDFWEEGKIEDCTLENSSRYKSLVQSPVDAPTMGKDKNAKPLGENNLFASSGSSSPRSRLLAEAPVLTWGPFLDNWGSRRDVLANQRGLELESHWGRVDFDAIIPAEKIAELSVYRTVYEEEQIEIQPCLAPLRKGGLCQRRDLRICPFHGPIIPRDSNGNPLGESLSNKGKPEKNSSITTNGESDGMCVEESLKLSNVSVEQLAKQAVKNARERERNDKLLKRAKYAKVRQHNDMVLREAAIASTSYSGASGEYREALQENQNEPKKKKPTLSSMLKKKVTPKDRINQRLLNTRVTDSAIRQVMQGEDLNYRQAFPNQW, from the exons ATGACGAGGTCCGCGCCGCCGTCCAATTTCTCATGTTCCAGATGCGAAAATCCCACTCACAG GAGAAATatgcctcttcctcctcctttgtccATTGCAACTAATTTGCGTAAAATGAGCATAGAGCTACTAGAAAAATGGAATGCGTCCTTTGGAATTTACTACAGACAACTGAGATTAGGTTTTGATTATCTAAAGAACACTCTCAGATACCAATTCCCCAATCGGATAGAAAATGCAGCTCATTTGCAAcaagagagaagagaaagagaaataaGAACACAGCAGATTTTACTCAATAAGTTTGAGCATCTAAAGGAAAACTTCCCTTCTATCAAGAGTGAGATCCAATCAACaattgatgaagctgaagagtgtttagaaatttttaatgAAAAAGAAGAATTTTATCCACACAAGTTTATTGAGGAAGAAGAGTTGGAAGAATTTCAATCACTTGCACTAAGGAAAATTCGTTTAGAATCACTGAAGGAGGGTCAAAAGGTTCAAGAGAATAGTGATAACAAAGCCATCTTTGATGCGCTAAGAGAGTTGTTCAAACTTCTAGTCTTGAAACATTTGACATCGATACGAGAGTGGATATCAGTACTTATCAGAGTGGAGCTCAGTGACAACAGATTCAGGGAAACTGCATTGAAGGAATTGATTGACATCCAAAAGCATATCCATTCTGTTAGAAATAGATGTGTTCAATTAGGGTGTGTTCTGAATGACCCTTccaatgaggaagaggaagactttTGGGAAGAGGGTAAAATAGAAGATTGCACATTGGAGAACTCGAGCAGGTACAAAAGCTTAGTTCAGAGTCCTGTGGATGCTCCAACTATGGGAAAAGACAAGAATGCAAAGCCATTAGGTGAAAATAACTTATTTGCTAGTTCTGGTTCATCATCTCCAAGGTCAAGACTTTTGGCTGAAGCACCAGTGTTGACTTGGGGTCCATTCTTGGATAATTGGGGCTCAAGAAGAGATGTTTTGGCAAACCAGAGGGGGCTTGAACTAGAGAGCCATTGGGGTAGAGTGGATTTTGATGCCATTATTCCTGCTGAGAAGATTGCAGAGCTGAGCGTTTATCGTACTGTCTATGAAGAAGAGCAGATAGAAATCCAGCCATGCCTTGCTCCTTTAAGAAAAGGCGGGCTTTGTCAAAGAAGGGACTTGAGAATATGCCCGTTCCATGGACCTATTATTCCACGTGATTCTAATGGAAATCCTTTAGGTGAAAGTCTATCTAACAAAGGGAAACCTGAAAAAAATTCTTCCATCACTACAAATGGAGAAAGTGATGGCATGTGTGTAGAAGAATCTCTCAAGCTGAGCAACGTATCAGTTGAGCAATTGGCAAAACAAGCAGTCAAGAATGCCAGGGAAAGAGAGAGAAATGACAAGCTGTTGAAGAGGGCAAAATATGCAAAAGTTCGTCAGCATAATGACATGGTCTTGAGAGAAGCAGCAATTGCTTCCACATCATACTCAGGAGCTTCTGGAGAATATAGAGAAGCCTTACAAGAAAACCAAAATGAACCAAAGAAAAAGAAACCCACATTGTCATCAATGTTGAAGAAGAAAGTTACACCTAAAGATAGAATAAATCAAAGGCTCTTGAATACCCGAGTAACCGATTCTGCAATTAGGCAGGTGATGCAGGGGGAAGATTTGAACTACAGACAAGCTTTCCCAAATCAGTGGTAG
- the LOC121975023 gene encoding UV-stimulated scaffold protein A homolog isoform X1, which yields MILTPSRRRAEEQKMGEETAPAVLRLIEKATNSTAHEVDPRLLRAISLTIRYSDDEVRAAVQFLMFQMRKSHSQVRYLAVLIIDELFMRSKLFRSLLVIHFDQFLILSVGFRRNMPLPPPLSIATNLRKMSIELLEKWNASFGIYYRQLRLGFDYLKNTLRYQFPNRIENAAHLQQERREREIRTQQILLNKFEHLKENFPSIKSEIQSTIDEAEECLEIFNEKEEFYPHKFIEEEELEEFQSLALRKIRLESLKEGQKVQENSDNKAIFDALRELFKLLVLKHLTSIREWISVLIRVELSDNRFRETALKELIDIQKHIHSVRNRCVQLGCVLNDPSNEEEEDFWEEGKIEDCTLENSSRYKSLVQSPVDAPTMGKDKNAKPLGENNLFASSGSSSPRSRLLAEAPVLTWGPFLDNWGSRRDVLANQRGLELESHWGRVDFDAIIPAEKIAELSVYRTVYEEEQIEIQPCLAPLRKGGLCQRRDLRICPFHGPIIPRDSNGNPLGESLSNKGKPEKNSSITTNGESDGMCVEESLKLSNVSVEQLAKQAVKNARERERNDKLLKRAKYAKVRQHNDMVLREAAIASTSYSGASGEYREALQENQNEPKKKKPTLSSMLKKKVTPKDRINQRLLNTRVTDSAIRQVMQGEDLNYRQAFPNQW from the exons ATGATATTGACCCCCTCAAGGAGGCGAGCGGAAGAGCAGAAGATGGGGGAAGAAACGGCGCCAGCGGTGCTGAGGCTTATCGAGAAGGCCACCAACTCGACGGCGCATGAGGTCGATCCTCGCCTCCTCAGAGCCATCAGTTTAACCATCCGCTATTCCGATGACGAGGTCCGCGCCGCCGTCCAATTTCTCATGTTCCAGATGCGAAAATCCCACTCACAG GTGCGGTACCTGGCTGTTCTTATCATTGATGAACTCTTCATGCGTTCAAAGCTTTTTAGATCCCTTCTAGTGATTCACTTCGACCAGTTCTTGATCTTAAGTGTTGGTTTCAGGAGAAATatgcctcttcctcctcctttgtccATTGCAACTAATTTGCGTAAAATGAGCATAGAGCTACTAGAAAAATGGAATGCGTCCTTTGGAATTTACTACAGACAACTGAGATTAGGTTTTGATTATCTAAAGAACACTCTCAGATACCAATTCCCCAATCGGATAGAAAATGCAGCTCATTTGCAAcaagagagaagagaaagagaaataaGAACACAGCAGATTTTACTCAATAAGTTTGAGCATCTAAAGGAAAACTTCCCTTCTATCAAGAGTGAGATCCAATCAACaattgatgaagctgaagagtgtttagaaatttttaatgAAAAAGAAGAATTTTATCCACACAAGTTTATTGAGGAAGAAGAGTTGGAAGAATTTCAATCACTTGCACTAAGGAAAATTCGTTTAGAATCACTGAAGGAGGGTCAAAAGGTTCAAGAGAATAGTGATAACAAAGCCATCTTTGATGCGCTAAGAGAGTTGTTCAAACTTCTAGTCTTGAAACATTTGACATCGATACGAGAGTGGATATCAGTACTTATCAGAGTGGAGCTCAGTGACAACAGATTCAGGGAAACTGCATTGAAGGAATTGATTGACATCCAAAAGCATATCCATTCTGTTAGAAATAGATGTGTTCAATTAGGGTGTGTTCTGAATGACCCTTccaatgaggaagaggaagactttTGGGAAGAGGGTAAAATAGAAGATTGCACATTGGAGAACTCGAGCAGGTACAAAAGCTTAGTTCAGAGTCCTGTGGATGCTCCAACTATGGGAAAAGACAAGAATGCAAAGCCATTAGGTGAAAATAACTTATTTGCTAGTTCTGGTTCATCATCTCCAAGGTCAAGACTTTTGGCTGAAGCACCAGTGTTGACTTGGGGTCCATTCTTGGATAATTGGGGCTCAAGAAGAGATGTTTTGGCAAACCAGAGGGGGCTTGAACTAGAGAGCCATTGGGGTAGAGTGGATTTTGATGCCATTATTCCTGCTGAGAAGATTGCAGAGCTGAGCGTTTATCGTACTGTCTATGAAGAAGAGCAGATAGAAATCCAGCCATGCCTTGCTCCTTTAAGAAAAGGCGGGCTTTGTCAAAGAAGGGACTTGAGAATATGCCCGTTCCATGGACCTATTATTCCACGTGATTCTAATGGAAATCCTTTAGGTGAAAGTCTATCTAACAAAGGGAAACCTGAAAAAAATTCTTCCATCACTACAAATGGAGAAAGTGATGGCATGTGTGTAGAAGAATCTCTCAAGCTGAGCAACGTATCAGTTGAGCAATTGGCAAAACAAGCAGTCAAGAATGCCAGGGAAAGAGAGAGAAATGACAAGCTGTTGAAGAGGGCAAAATATGCAAAAGTTCGTCAGCATAATGACATGGTCTTGAGAGAAGCAGCAATTGCTTCCACATCATACTCAGGAGCTTCTGGAGAATATAGAGAAGCCTTACAAGAAAACCAAAATGAACCAAAGAAAAAGAAACCCACATTGTCATCAATGTTGAAGAAGAAAGTTACACCTAAAGATAGAATAAATCAAAGGCTCTTGAATACCCGAGTAACCGATTCTGCAATTAGGCAGGTGATGCAGGGGGAAGATTTGAACTACAGACAAGCTTTCCCAAATCAGTGGTAG